One genomic segment of Microbacterium sp. ProA8 includes these proteins:
- a CDS encoding RidA family protein, whose translation MPRETITTPDAPSSPFYSQAVRAGTHVYVSGTVGVDVGTGTLAGDTIQEQTRQALANCEAILKAAGAGLEDVVEIGILLTRPEDFAGLNEEYARWFPSAAPARYVAKLGVELPGILVSIRATAVTA comes from the coding sequence ATGCCCAGGGAGACCATCACCACGCCGGACGCACCGAGCTCGCCGTTCTACAGTCAGGCGGTGCGTGCGGGGACGCACGTGTACGTTTCGGGCACGGTGGGCGTAGACGTGGGCACGGGCACACTGGCCGGCGACACCATCCAAGAGCAGACGCGCCAGGCGCTCGCGAACTGCGAGGCGATCCTGAAGGCGGCCGGGGCGGGACTGGAGGACGTCGTCGAGATCGGCATCCTCCTCACGCGGCCGGAGGACTTCGCAGGTCTCAACGAGGAGTACGCACGCTGGTTCCCGTCAGCTGCACCGGCGCGATACGTCGCGAAGCTCGGCGTCGAACTGCCCGGGATCCTCGTGTCCATCCGTGCGACCGCCGTCACCGCGTAG
- a CDS encoding manganese catalase family protein produces MYFHLQNLISPIAQDEPDPAAANALQEGLGGQFGEMRTMMQYLFQSINFRGANAKPYKDLIQGIGTEEISHVELIGTTIARLLDGSPEYRGKPDDPVDLPGARGATPLNIALDHGNIHHYLVGAQGALPVDAVGNPWSGSYVYNSGNLVLDLLYNLMLESTGRLQKCRLYEMTDNKMARSTISYLIVRDQAHENAYAKALETLGVNWRTALPIPKTSAERFPEVKRLLDLGLQSKQYSFDLGDQSEAGRIFQGMSPSDDGTQLDATEQAPEGVPIQIAPERPEEFSPGADPELLALIEATALMEMADIDSTFGRLG; encoded by the coding sequence ATGTATTTTCACCTGCAGAACCTCATCAGCCCCATCGCGCAGGACGAGCCGGATCCCGCCGCGGCCAACGCCTTGCAGGAAGGGCTGGGTGGTCAGTTCGGCGAGATGCGCACGATGATGCAGTACCTGTTCCAGAGCATCAACTTCCGCGGCGCCAACGCGAAGCCGTACAAGGATCTCATCCAGGGCATCGGAACCGAGGAGATCAGTCACGTCGAGCTGATCGGCACGACGATCGCGCGTCTGCTCGATGGATCCCCGGAGTATCGGGGCAAGCCGGACGACCCGGTCGACCTCCCGGGCGCACGCGGAGCGACCCCGCTGAACATCGCCCTGGACCACGGGAACATCCATCACTATCTGGTCGGGGCTCAGGGGGCACTGCCGGTGGACGCGGTCGGAAACCCCTGGAGCGGCAGCTACGTCTACAACTCCGGCAACCTCGTCCTCGATCTCCTCTACAACCTCATGCTCGAATCCACCGGTCGCCTCCAGAAGTGCCGGCTGTACGAGATGACCGACAACAAGATGGCCCGATCCACGATCTCGTACCTGATCGTGCGGGACCAGGCGCACGAGAACGCCTACGCCAAGGCCCTCGAGACGCTCGGTGTCAATTGGCGGACGGCCCTTCCGATCCCCAAGACCAGCGCGGAGCGGTTCCCCGAGGTGAAGCGGCTGCTGGACCTCGGCCTGCAGAGCAAGCAGTACTCCTTCGACCTCGGCGACCAGTCGGAGGCGGGGAGGATCTTCCAGGGAATGTCACCGTCAGACGACGGCACGCAGCTCGACGCCACCGAGCAGGCGCCCGAGGGCGTGCCCATCCAGATCGCACCCGAGCGCCCCGAGGAGTTCTCTCCCGGCGCCGACCCGGAGCTGCTGGCGCTCATCGAAGCCACTGCGCTGATGGAGATGGCAGACATCGACTCCACGTTCGGCAGACTCGGCTGA
- a CDS encoding alpha/beta hydrolase — protein MTMRVQLSDTASLAYEAVGAGIPLLALHGAYSARGEVRDFLEPMIDARPVRRVYVDLPGHGDSRPSSGVRQPDDVLELIDRLLDREAPTGGFLVLGHSFGGHFARAIAARHPDRIAGIALICPAVAGEQRIPAPAVVRDDQVSTALDPDQRAEYEGYFVVRTADTLERFRRAVLPVVGEVDDETLESAITAGPHAADPDTVPVDTPVLVVSGRHDHWVGWERQQRLGDQYPRATVVTAGDAGHALPHERPGLMAALLSDWLDEIGIPAAPGAPQ, from the coding sequence ATGACGATGAGGGTTCAGCTCAGCGACACCGCTTCGCTGGCTTACGAGGCGGTCGGGGCCGGCATCCCGCTCCTCGCTCTTCACGGCGCGTACTCGGCGCGGGGCGAGGTACGCGACTTCCTCGAGCCGATGATCGATGCACGGCCGGTTCGCCGGGTGTACGTCGACCTACCCGGCCACGGCGACTCCCGCCCCTCATCCGGGGTTCGGCAACCAGATGATGTGCTGGAGCTCATCGACCGCCTCCTTGACAGGGAAGCACCGACCGGCGGATTTCTCGTACTCGGGCATTCGTTCGGCGGGCACTTCGCGCGCGCCATCGCGGCGCGGCATCCCGACCGGATCGCCGGGATCGCGCTGATCTGCCCGGCCGTTGCCGGGGAACAGCGCATCCCTGCGCCGGCAGTGGTGCGAGACGATCAGGTGTCCACCGCACTCGATCCGGATCAGCGAGCCGAGTACGAGGGGTACTTCGTCGTTCGGACGGCAGACACCCTCGAGCGATTTCGTCGCGCGGTGCTGCCCGTCGTCGGGGAAGTCGACGATGAGACGCTCGAGAGCGCGATCACCGCGGGACCGCATGCCGCGGATCCCGACACGGTGCCCGTGGACACTCCGGTGCTCGTGGTCTCAGGCCGACACGATCATTGGGTCGGCTGGGAACGGCAGCAGCGCCTCGGAGATCAGTACCCCCGTGCCACTGTCGTCACCGCGGGCGACGCCGGACATGCGCTTCCTCACGAGCGCCCCGGTCTCATGGCAGCGCTCCTCTCCGACTGGCTCGACGAGATCGGCATCCCCGCAGCACCCGGAGCCCCGCAGTAG
- a CDS encoding helix-turn-helix domain-containing protein, with translation MEYVSRVPGPPLDGLIHDLYYLEGAPPYSRLILPAAPAPLLIVNLGAPFLIRAGSDVEAVEYADGCAVTTPSRAWEFGYPTPTRSVGVHFMPWGLAPLLPMPAAELCDRPATVQQIWGRPAAAELHRRLASADTPHEMLMVLEEELVRRLRVIDGLDIVRQLSSAIANTGGAVPISELGVAARASSTYLAKRFKEVIGVTPKRLARSYRFTTTVLAIDVAAPIDWGAVAAGAGYFDQAHFVHEFREFTGLTPTRYVEVRQRFLREHPDHALDGWPLPAD, from the coding sequence GTGGAGTATGTGTCCAGGGTGCCCGGTCCGCCGCTCGACGGGCTGATCCACGACCTCTACTACCTGGAGGGCGCCCCGCCGTACTCCCGGCTGATCCTGCCGGCGGCGCCCGCGCCTTTGCTCATCGTCAATCTCGGGGCGCCGTTTCTCATCCGCGCCGGCAGCGACGTAGAGGCCGTGGAGTACGCCGACGGCTGCGCGGTGACCACGCCCTCCCGTGCGTGGGAGTTCGGTTACCCCACCCCGACGCGGTCCGTGGGCGTGCACTTCATGCCTTGGGGGCTGGCACCGCTCCTGCCGATGCCCGCGGCCGAGTTGTGCGACCGGCCGGCGACGGTGCAGCAGATCTGGGGCCGGCCCGCTGCTGCTGAGCTGCACCGCCGACTGGCCTCAGCGGACACACCGCACGAAATGCTGATGGTCCTCGAGGAGGAACTCGTGCGACGGCTGCGCGTGATCGACGGCCTGGACATCGTCCGCCAGCTGAGCAGCGCCATCGCGAACACCGGCGGAGCGGTGCCGATCAGCGAGCTCGGCGTGGCAGCCCGCGCCAGCAGCACGTACTTGGCGAAGCGGTTCAAGGAGGTCATCGGCGTCACACCCAAGCGGCTGGCGCGCAGCTACCGGTTCACCACCACCGTGTTGGCGATCGACGTGGCCGCACCTATCGACTGGGGCGCGGTTGCCGCTGGCGCCGGCTATTTCGACCAGGCCCACTTCGTCCACGAGTTCCGGGAGTTCACGGGGCTCACGCCGACCCGGTATGTCGAAGTCCGGCAACGCTTCCTCCGCGAACATCCCGACCACGCGCTGGACGGCTGGCCGCTGCCGGCCGATTGA
- a CDS encoding class I SAM-dependent methyltransferase, which produces MGQPPGSRWNHNIHFHPLVMNAIRPGAASALDVGTGDGELAGDLRSSLSDVTAVDVDADVLARAAANHRGIHWIHGDFMTYDFGRTFDIVAAVATIHHLPSLPDALQRLADLTSPGGVVVIIGLARPTTPRDRLLGLAGVAQHQWLSRTRNFWQHSAPTVWPPPHTYSEVRECAARVLPGVRWQQFALWRYALTWTKPHLSGADAR; this is translated from the coding sequence ATGGGACAGCCGCCGGGCTCACGCTGGAACCACAACATCCACTTCCACCCGCTCGTGATGAACGCCATCCGGCCGGGAGCAGCATCCGCTCTCGATGTCGGCACGGGCGACGGTGAGCTGGCCGGCGACCTGCGGAGCTCTCTGTCCGACGTCACCGCCGTCGACGTGGATGCCGATGTCCTGGCGAGAGCGGCGGCGAACCATCGCGGCATCCACTGGATCCACGGCGACTTCATGACCTACGACTTCGGCCGGACGTTCGACATCGTGGCGGCGGTTGCCACCATCCATCACCTGCCGAGTCTGCCTGACGCGCTGCAACGGTTGGCCGACCTCACCTCACCTGGCGGCGTCGTGGTGATCATCGGCCTCGCACGGCCGACAACGCCCCGCGACCGCCTGCTCGGTCTGGCGGGGGTCGCACAACACCAGTGGCTGTCGCGCACGCGGAACTTCTGGCAACATTCCGCGCCCACAGTGTGGCCGCCTCCGCACACGTACTCCGAGGTCCGCGAATGCGCAGCCCGTGTCCTTCCGGGCGTTCGGTGGCAGCAGTTCGCCTTGTGGCGCTATGCACTGACCTGGACGAAGCCCCACCTCTCCGGCGCGGATGCCCGCTGA
- a CDS encoding dihydrofolate reductase family protein, whose product MGKVVMNASVSVDGFIAGQNDDPGPLFEWLVSGDVPLDDSGVLNVSQASYDHIRPYWDHVGVTIAGRHSFDITDGWDGKPPSGIDHVVVVTHRPAPDGWDASAPFHFVHGIEAAVTKAQELAGDRILEVAAGDVGGQVLAAGFVDEVRMDVAPVVFGSGKRYFGSVDSQHLLADPDVVVQGNRVLHLRYRVRR is encoded by the coding sequence ATGGGGAAAGTGGTCATGAATGCGTCGGTCTCGGTGGACGGCTTCATTGCGGGGCAGAACGACGATCCCGGTCCGCTGTTCGAATGGCTGGTCAGCGGTGACGTGCCGTTGGACGACAGCGGCGTACTCAATGTGTCGCAAGCGTCCTACGACCACATCCGGCCGTACTGGGATCACGTCGGGGTGACGATCGCCGGCCGCCACAGCTTCGACATCACGGACGGCTGGGACGGGAAGCCTCCGAGCGGGATCGATCACGTGGTCGTCGTGACGCACCGGCCGGCGCCCGACGGCTGGGACGCCAGCGCGCCGTTTCACTTCGTCCACGGCATCGAGGCCGCGGTGACCAAGGCGCAGGAGCTCGCGGGTGACCGCATCCTCGAGGTCGCTGCCGGCGACGTCGGCGGCCAGGTGCTCGCCGCGGGGTTCGTCGACGAGGTGCGGATGGATGTCGCACCCGTCGTGTTCGGATCAGGCAAGCGCTACTTCGGCTCCGTCGATTCGCAGCACCTGCTGGCAGACCCAGACGTCGTCGTTCAGGGCAACCGGGTGCTTCACCTCCGCTATCGGGTGCGCCGTTGA
- a CDS encoding ester cyclase, whose translation MESWEMREWYAEYIDACNRHDLDAIRSFVHPSVRRAHLPGGADAWIADMADLFQGFPDWRWRRIQLVVEDDRLAAYLRGSGTHLGTFGGIAPTRRHVNVAEFAMYRVTSGRFTEFTGSENGLELRAQLAQ comes from the coding sequence ATGGAGTCGTGGGAGATGCGCGAGTGGTACGCCGAGTACATCGACGCCTGCAACCGGCACGACCTCGACGCCATCCGCTCGTTCGTCCATCCGTCGGTGCGCCGAGCGCACCTGCCCGGCGGCGCCGATGCGTGGATCGCGGACATGGCCGACCTCTTCCAGGGTTTTCCGGATTGGCGGTGGCGCCGCATCCAGCTCGTCGTGGAAGACGACCGCCTCGCCGCATATCTGCGCGGCAGCGGCACGCATCTCGGCACATTCGGCGGCATCGCTCCGACCCGGCGCCACGTCAACGTCGCGGAATTCGCGATGTACCGCGTGACGAGCGGGCGCTTCACCGAGTTCACCGGCTCCGAGAACGGCCTCGAACTCCGCGCGCAGCTCGCCCAGTAG
- a CDS encoding RNA-binding S4 domain-containing protein produces MTKPAPREDAPIEDVPIGGEVIRLGQFLKFAGLLDSGGNVKEAIIDGYVTVNGEVDRRRGRQLQRGDIVGFEGRRVRVCP; encoded by the coding sequence ATGACGAAGCCCGCTCCGAGGGAAGACGCACCGATCGAAGATGTGCCGATCGGCGGTGAGGTCATCCGCCTCGGGCAGTTCCTCAAGTTCGCCGGGCTCCTCGACTCCGGTGGCAACGTGAAAGAGGCCATCATCGACGGCTATGTGACCGTGAACGGCGAGGTCGACCGCCGCCGCGGACGGCAGCTGCAGCGCGGCGACATCGTCGGCTTCGAGGGGCGTCGGGTCCGCGTCTGCCCATGA
- a CDS encoding GNAT family N-acetyltransferase, whose translation MADEDAPKGARVTTAHVIKPLTPETFPAWLALAQKHNGVWGGCYCSYFHGDTEQTVKDEYDGPTFKQRLVAEGVAHAALVFDGDDAIAWCEYGSPAELPNIYHRKQYDGGEAQPAPWRITCFFVDRDHRRSGVAREALDGALALIAQAGGGEVVSFPNELAPGKRTSSSFLHNGTRAMFEKAGFTFERHIGKSKTVMRRTIPAAGG comes from the coding sequence ATGGCCGATGAGGACGCCCCGAAGGGCGCGCGCGTGACGACTGCGCACGTGATCAAGCCGCTCACTCCCGAGACGTTCCCCGCGTGGCTGGCGCTCGCACAGAAGCACAACGGCGTCTGGGGCGGGTGCTACTGCTCGTACTTCCACGGCGACACCGAGCAGACGGTCAAGGACGAGTACGACGGGCCCACGTTCAAGCAGCGGCTCGTGGCGGAGGGCGTGGCGCACGCCGCCCTCGTCTTCGACGGCGACGATGCGATCGCGTGGTGCGAGTACGGCAGTCCCGCCGAGCTTCCGAACATCTACCACCGCAAGCAGTACGACGGCGGCGAGGCTCAGCCGGCGCCCTGGCGCATCACGTGCTTCTTCGTCGATCGCGACCACCGGCGCTCGGGAGTGGCACGCGAGGCCCTGGACGGCGCGCTCGCGCTGATCGCGCAGGCCGGCGGCGGCGAGGTGGTCTCGTTCCCCAACGAGCTCGCCCCCGGCAAGAGGACGTCGTCGTCGTTCTTGCACAACGGCACGAGGGCGATGTTCGAGAAGGCGGGGTTCACGTTCGAGCGTCACATCGGCAAGAGCAAGACCGTGATGCGCAGGACGATCCCCGCGGCCGGCGGCTGA
- a CDS encoding DUF222 domain-containing protein, translating to MSHDLDLDDRMLPDELDLVIEAADMMTVLAAQRLVRIDAMRREALREATRNGRVLTEVVERGVRLELAAALRITEHAAGDLLGFSEALVHSYPAVLVSMERARITERHAQILIAAVNDLEPEFRPQVLEPGIALAEAEAVGTFRRKLRALIDAVRSATLTERYERALNRRRIAIEPDDDAMGWVHVYAPMVAIQAAFGRTTAMAKGIAAREGETRTLDQARADVVLDLLIDGVLDTHPDHVRGVQATVFVTTPVLALLHESDASRAAAGIDPPVVEGIGPIPLPVARELAGGASGWTRVLTHPETGMVLSVGRDQYRPPPALQKLVKWRADRCMGPGCGMPASRCDIDHNIDWALGGHTELTNLGPLCEGHHTVRHHTDWSIRQVAGSGGAILWTSPSGRRYLVEPERAVPVFRSTGSRDAPF from the coding sequence ATGTCACACGACCTCGACCTCGATGATCGGATGCTCCCCGACGAGCTCGATCTGGTCATCGAGGCGGCCGACATGATGACGGTGCTCGCCGCCCAGCGACTGGTCCGGATCGACGCGATGCGGCGTGAGGCGCTTCGCGAGGCGACCCGCAACGGCCGGGTTCTGACCGAGGTCGTGGAGCGCGGCGTGCGGCTGGAGCTCGCGGCCGCGCTGCGGATCACCGAGCACGCCGCCGGCGATCTGCTGGGCTTCTCGGAAGCCCTGGTGCACTCCTACCCCGCGGTGCTCGTCTCGATGGAGCGGGCACGGATCACGGAACGGCACGCGCAGATCCTGATCGCCGCCGTGAACGACCTCGAGCCGGAGTTCCGCCCGCAGGTGCTCGAGCCGGGGATCGCCCTCGCGGAGGCGGAGGCCGTCGGCACTTTCCGCCGCAAGCTGCGCGCCCTCATCGACGCAGTGCGGTCGGCCACCCTCACCGAACGCTACGAGCGCGCCCTCAACCGGCGACGGATCGCGATCGAGCCAGACGACGACGCCATGGGATGGGTGCACGTGTATGCACCCATGGTCGCCATCCAGGCCGCATTCGGTCGGACCACCGCCATGGCGAAGGGCATCGCGGCCCGCGAGGGAGAGACCCGCACCCTCGACCAGGCGCGCGCCGATGTGGTCCTCGACCTTCTCATCGACGGCGTGCTCGATACGCACCCCGACCACGTACGGGGCGTGCAGGCGACGGTGTTCGTCACCACCCCGGTGCTCGCGCTCCTGCACGAGTCAGACGCCTCCCGCGCGGCCGCCGGGATCGACCCGCCGGTCGTCGAGGGCATCGGACCCATCCCGCTGCCGGTGGCGCGGGAACTCGCGGGCGGCGCGTCGGGATGGACGCGCGTGCTCACCCACCCCGAGACGGGCATGGTGCTCTCGGTCGGCCGCGATCAGTACCGCCCGCCACCGGCGCTTCAGAAGCTGGTGAAATGGCGCGCCGATCGATGCATGGGACCAGGCTGCGGGATGCCGGCCTCCCGGTGCGATATCGACCACAACATCGACTGGGCGCTGGGGGGACACACCGAGCTCACGAATCTCGGGCCGCTGTGCGAGGGGCATCACACCGTCCGACATCACACCGACTGGAGCATCCGACAGGTCGCCGGGTCCGGCGGCGCGATCCTCTGGACCTCGCCCTCCGGCCGTCGCTACCTGGTCGAGCCGGAACGCGCGGTTCCGGTGTTCCGTTCGACGGGGAGCCGCGACGCGCCCTTCTGA
- a CDS encoding lysyl oxidase family protein, which produces MRLWAQCDHAAIEGTEVFAGEDAAMLRKSVLAVLLVGTLALGSGGAASAHDPLPPEGLPADAILPDVIEEVPHHLQIQNTQQQEWLRFSTTHINVGEGNLQIRGGGQVQPCETDEIEYDQCTVATQEILNGSGEVVYEHPAGVAVFHPEHNHWHQSAVAEFDVRTDSADPSTAVARGVKITFCFVDVEFIGTTGGQKKAKPRTYFDCNGELQGLASWWADSYHQSTPLQELDITGLAEGTYYLTHTADPEDHWIESDEDNNFTWVEFFLDRHGDDGVPNGNASVTVTGNSGCVPEIICGFGGNP; this is translated from the coding sequence GTGCGGCTGTGGGCACAGTGCGATCATGCAGCCATCGAGGGCACTGAAGTCTTCGCTGGGGAGGACGCCGCCATGTTGCGGAAATCGGTTCTTGCTGTGCTGCTCGTAGGAACTCTCGCCTTGGGGTCGGGCGGTGCCGCCAGCGCCCATGACCCCCTGCCACCCGAGGGCCTGCCTGCCGACGCGATTCTCCCGGACGTCATCGAAGAGGTCCCGCATCACCTCCAGATCCAGAACACCCAGCAACAAGAGTGGCTGCGCTTCTCGACGACGCATATCAACGTCGGCGAGGGTAATCTCCAGATTCGCGGCGGCGGGCAGGTGCAGCCGTGTGAGACCGACGAGATCGAGTACGACCAGTGCACTGTCGCCACGCAGGAGATCCTGAACGGGTCCGGTGAGGTCGTCTACGAGCATCCAGCCGGCGTCGCCGTCTTCCATCCCGAACACAATCACTGGCACCAGTCGGCGGTGGCGGAGTTCGACGTTCGCACGGATTCCGCTGATCCGTCGACTGCGGTCGCCCGCGGTGTCAAAATCACGTTCTGCTTCGTCGACGTCGAGTTCATCGGAACGACCGGTGGCCAGAAGAAGGCAAAACCCCGCACCTACTTCGACTGCAACGGCGAGCTGCAGGGCCTGGCGTCGTGGTGGGCCGACTCGTACCACCAGTCGACGCCGCTGCAGGAGCTGGACATCACCGGCTTGGCGGAAGGCACCTACTACCTGACCCACACCGCCGATCCCGAGGACCATTGGATCGAGTCGGATGAGGACAACAACTTCACCTGGGTCGAGTTCTTCCTCGACCGCCATGGCGACGACGGAGTACCGAACGGGAACGCGTCCGTGACGGTCACCGGAAACTCCGGATGCGTTCCCGAGATCATCTGCGGGTTCGGCGGCAACCCCTGA
- a CDS encoding dodecin family protein produces the protein MSVYRVIDVIGTSASSWEEAAREAIDTAAGSLHDLRVAEVTKQDVVVGDDGTLLFRARIQLSFKYAPE, from the coding sequence ATGAGCGTTTACCGAGTGATCGATGTCATCGGCACGAGTGCCTCGTCCTGGGAGGAGGCGGCCCGAGAAGCCATCGATACCGCCGCGGGGTCGCTGCACGATCTTCGCGTCGCGGAGGTGACGAAGCAGGACGTCGTCGTCGGCGACGACGGGACGCTGCTGTTCCGAGCGCGGATCCAACTCTCGTTCAAGTACGCGCCGGAGTAA